CGAAAGCAATCACTTACATTCGAGCACAAGTGGTGGTGGCATGGGATAGCCTTGGGATTTTAACCGGTTAATAGATTTCCTAAATCCTGATGGAATAAGTTGGTCACTATTAGTGCTCAAATGATATGTATAATGACTTTCACATAATATTCTGCCAGATCAATTGGTAACATTTAGAATGTTGACTTGCAATTATTCACACCTGAAGGGACTATGGTAGATACACCTGAAGGCAATGAATATGCGCGGATGTCAAATTCTTCAGGACTGCAATAGAACACAGTAAGGTTTGTTATGATAAATAAACAATATAACACGCAAGAATTAGAGACAGCAAAAACAGCGGTCACACCAACACATGGACCAAATCTTACAGAGGGAATCGTGCTTATAAACATTCAGCAAAAGACATGAGAGGATCAAACATATTCAGATGTCAGAAATCTGAGTTGCACTGCCCATCCTGTACAGTACAGACCAAAAGAACTGTTTACACTCTTCATTTTAGAGAAGCATATTAGCTCCAACATTAAGAAAGAGAACTAAATTAGCGACAGCAGATGTGGTCTCACGCATATATTAGCAAGGTCCAATGCAGTTAATATAATAAAAAATGGCACAAGATAGGGTTTTTTGAACATACATAAATAAACTAACTGGGGAAGATACATCTCACATATACTAGAAGTGTAGAAGACATACTCGAGTATCTGAAAATGCTTCAAGCGTTGATAAAGCAGCCCCCGTGATATGAAAAAGGAGTATACCGTGTTCGCCTCAGACTCCTTATTGTCAAGGTTCATGCCAAGAAATCTTCCATCATCTGATATTAGTGGCCCTCCTAGTGCAGCCTGAAACAGAAGTAAAGTTGTAGGGTTTATAAAATAAATACGGCACATTTACTTTGTTGCACACAGTGACACATTATATACCTCTGTGATATGCTGTCCATCATCAGAAATCCACCTGCTGGGATGTTCCATACAGATAGACCCACGCATGGCCATCAAACTGGCTGACGTGAAACTACGCCCTGCAGCTAGTATACGTGAACCAGGGGAGGTAGGTACTGCTTGTGCCTGAAGATCCAGTTCTACGGAACGAACATTTGGGAGGCCCGCCGTCGTGACAATAGCAATATCTCGATCATACAGTCCCAAAAACCCTTCTGTCATTGCATTTCTAGGAAGGCGTACATCAATCTGTCGATGACGAAAACAATACATCAGCTTGAATTAACAAACAGAGCACAATGGTGAACACAATGATTAAATACGAGTAACAACCCTCAAGTTATCATCTTTGTTCATGTTCTCATTATATGCGGTAACCAAACGCGCCGAAGTCGCAAATCTTGTCAGCTGAAATTGAGTTGACCCGTATGATACACATATGCCCGAGCATGCGAATAACATCTTATCTCCTGCACAAGAACATGATTCAAGTTATCACAAGTTAGTACAAATTAAATAGATACAAAATGGAAAATTCATAAGTACAGTCACCATCAAACAAAGCAATCGAGATGACAATGGAAGACAGATCTCTGGTTATATTGGCACAGGTTAGATAGTACTCTTGACAATGCCCAACTAAATAACCAAACTGTTTCTCTTCAAAGGTACTGGCTGACCCATCTCGATGAGGAAGTCTACCAAACTGTTCCTCCTCAAGAGCACATCGTTTCTCCTCAGCAGCAGCGTACGCCCCCTGAACCGCATGAACTACAATTATGAACGAACATGATTCAGCGGAACTGTGAGTATTCTATTAGAGCAGTATATACCTGTGCAcgaaaaaaaaaaggaaaaacacaAAATTCAGAACCAATGACTGACGTTTTAACATTGCTTTCATGCCTTTGCTCATCCTACAATTAGTGGCTTTTGGGACATGACTCCCACTTGAAGCCAATGATGACTCACGTCCGTTTCTTCTGTTTATggctctctcctccctctccaaACTTGCGCTTGCAGTCCTGCAGCAGCAGAAAGTAAATCCAAAATGCTTAATTACTAGAGTAAATCAAGGCCTCCTACAAGGTTTGATCATAAAAACGCAAATTCATCATAATGCCGCAACATTAACTGGAAGCAAAAAAAAATCGACTTAACAGGCAGGGTGCTCTGCCAATTTTTACCAAGATAGGAGAAAAGCAAAAGATTTCAATAGTACAAGATATTCACAAAAGGTAGAACATAGAAGAGTTCTACTGGTTCTCTCCTTTAAGACATTCCAAATTAAGGATGTAAAGCTTGCTGAATATTTTATCGTCTTACACATGTTAAGATGATGGGTATGCTTGTTTCACCAGTCCTCAATCATACAAGCAGTGACAAATACTGATAATACaatttctgaaagaaaaaaaatactgATAGGCAGTGACAATACTGACAGAACAGTTTATATGTGCGCGGGTgctgaaaatcagtacaaaatatGACCCTAGCTAGTGTTGTGAGCATAACCATCGCATATGAGATTGTAAAATGCTCCAATTTAATGAAACCCTGGTGTTGTATTGGAAATCAGGAAGTGTTGGAACTGGAAACGTGAGCAGGTGATGAGAAAAATAGAGGCTTACATCAAGCAGCTCGGGGAGGAGGGGATTTGGGGATCTAGGGTTGAGGGCGAATCGCGCACGGATATAAACAGGGTTGCCTCACCGGATAGGAGATCTGGTTGGGTCGGTATCCTCAACCTTAACTCGGGACTGAGTCGGGACATGAAAAGCGCGCGGCACACGATCTGGAGTCGGGCACCCGCACCGCGAACCTAGCGAAGATTATGCCGTCGTCAAGATTCAGTGCATGGGTGGCTTGGCTTCCATGCTGCACATCTCGATCGATCATGACACGCTGTTTGAGCCTTGCAGGAGAAGGAGAGTGGTGGTTGTATGGCGCCATTTCAGATCAGGTTGTTCATGGCCTCAAGCTGGAGCTTGTGGATCCTGATGGGAACTTTGTTGGAATGAACAGCTATCCTAGTTACCAGAAAATGACTCCTTTCATACAAAGGGTTCTGATCCATAAACAGATGGTCAAGAAGGGGATAGTCAGGATGGGGATTAAGCAGCACAGGTTTGATGCAGGTGCTATGTATAAGCCAAGGATATACAAGTGTGCTTATTAATTTCCTTGAATATTTATTCGACGGTGAGATACAGTCTCAACTCCCTAAAGTCGTCGCTTCACACTCTCCAAAGTGTTGTGTCACTAGCTTCATTCCAAGGAGAGTCGGAGATGCAACGTTTTTCGCTTGCACGGGGTTTGTTATAAAGTGCAATGCGTCCTCTTCCTGCAACAATTGTCATTTTAGTAAGTTTGGTTAGAGCTTCTGG
This sequence is a window from Aegilops tauschii subsp. strangulata cultivar AL8/78 chromosome 7, Aet v6.0, whole genome shotgun sequence. Protein-coding genes within it:
- the LOC120969612 gene encoding uncharacterized protein; this translates as MSKGMKAMLKLHAVQGAYAAAEEKRCALEEEQFGRLPHRDGSASTFEEKQFGYLVGHCQEYYLTCANITRDLSSIVISIALFDGDKMLFACSGICVSYGSTQFQLTRFATSARLVTAYNENMNKDDNLRIDVRLPRNAMTEGFLGLYDRDIAIVTTAGLPNVRSVELDLQAQAVPTSPGSRILAAGRSFTSASLMAMRGSICMEHPSRWISDDGQHITEAALGGPLISDDGRFLGMNLDNKESEANTVYSFFISRGLLYQRLKHFQILDPEEFDIRAYSLPSGVSTIVPSGFRKSINRLKSQGYPMPPPLVLEFNSELLDHFEEQFGELRAWKGYPSDVMSRRSAEFCVWKSLRKKVVYDISRRVVSLSSFDGYSRYFSCTGLFIKWPGSRGTRSVILTSASLVRSRRNVDNIDNDLRIEVFLPPKQRANGRLEFYNLNYNIAIVSV